In Arthrobacter burdickii, one DNA window encodes the following:
- a CDS encoding cell division protein FtsQ/DivIB yields the protein MTPRKPPVTRAADRGSGKVSLLDRADGPLPRGKILDFPAPRRTHRVRNVVLAITAVLLCLGGVVAYVVFSPALALRTVVVEGNSLVPTAEVDTALAPLMGTSLTRISPDQVRDLLADKAPIEDVEIAAEPPSTLVVTIQERVPVAVLQSSRGFVLIDSEGRQLSSVARREEVKLPLIDGGTNAVNSEVFSSITAVLAELPVPVLSRLKSASAGSVDSIQLSLSGDQRIFWGSAERSAEKAKVLEALLAMRATDPPVKEFDVSTPDRPVTR from the coding sequence GTGACGCCGAGGAAGCCTCCCGTCACGCGTGCCGCGGACCGGGGGAGCGGGAAGGTCTCGCTGCTCGACCGGGCGGACGGCCCGCTGCCGCGGGGCAAGATCCTCGATTTCCCGGCTCCACGGCGGACGCACCGGGTGCGCAACGTGGTCCTCGCGATCACCGCGGTGCTGCTGTGCCTGGGCGGCGTCGTCGCGTACGTGGTCTTCTCGCCTGCGCTCGCGCTGCGGACCGTCGTGGTGGAGGGCAACTCGCTGGTTCCCACGGCCGAGGTCGACACGGCGCTCGCTCCGCTGATGGGGACGTCGCTGACGCGGATCTCGCCGGACCAGGTGCGCGACCTGCTGGCGGACAAGGCGCCCATCGAGGACGTCGAGATCGCGGCCGAGCCGCCGTCGACGCTCGTGGTCACGATCCAGGAGCGCGTGCCGGTCGCGGTGCTGCAGAGCAGTCGCGGGTTCGTGCTCATCGACTCCGAGGGGCGCCAGCTGTCGAGTGTCGCCCGACGCGAGGAGGTCAAGCTGCCACTGATCGACGGCGGGACCAACGCGGTCAACTCCGAAGTCTTCTCCTCGATCACCGCGGTCCTGGCCGAGCTGCCCGTCCCCGTCCTGTCCCGGCTCAAGAGCGCATCGGCCGGGAGCGTCGACTCGATCCAGCTGTCGCTGTCCGGGGACCAGAGGATCTTCTGGGGGAGCGCCGAGCGCAGCGCCGAGAAGGCGAAGGTACTCGAGGCGCTGCTGGCGATGCGCGCCACGGACCCGCCGGTGAAGGAGTTCGACGTGAGCACTCCCGACCGTCCCGTGACGCGGTGA
- the murC gene encoding UDP-N-acetylmuramate--L-alanine ligase, which translates to MSAGHEAAGPVVPALLNMATTTARRSGGTEGSGIATSSTAPAREAGLQEPVHFIGLGGAGMSAVARVLLGQGLRVSGSDAAESRGLRALAALGADVTVGHSADAVPEAGTVVVSSAIRDTNPELAEARRRGLPVLHRSQALAAAMTGRQAIAVAGTHGKTTTTAMITVLLRSAGLRPSFAIGGDVAALGVNAEWTGGDVFVAEADESDGSFLNYTPGIAVVTNVEADHLDHYGTADAVHSAFRDFAQRLPEDGLLVACADDAGAAALAAGVPAERRVRTYGYAATADIRISGTRAAGSTTASLLSFLVDGLDAQQELQLRVPGRHNILNAAAAFAVALELGVDPAVAAAGLSSFSGAARRFEARGEGDGVRVFDDYAHHPTEVQAALTAARTVAGEHRVHVLFQPHLFSRTREFAAGFADALALADTATVLPVYAAREDPVDDVGGWTITQLMPGAGAAYSEDPAEALRTVTGHARSGDIILTIGAGDVTQYGNQLVGLLKERATAPGPSVAGA; encoded by the coding sequence ATGAGCGCCGGACACGAGGCGGCAGGGCCGGTGGTTCCGGCCCTCCTGAACATGGCAACGACGACGGCCCGGAGATCGGGCGGAACGGAAGGCAGCGGTATCGCAACGAGCAGCACCGCGCCGGCACGCGAGGCCGGACTGCAGGAACCCGTGCACTTCATCGGACTCGGCGGCGCAGGGATGTCGGCTGTCGCGCGGGTCCTGCTCGGCCAGGGCCTGCGGGTGTCAGGGTCGGACGCCGCCGAGTCCCGGGGCCTCCGCGCGCTGGCGGCGCTCGGCGCGGACGTGACCGTGGGCCACTCCGCCGATGCCGTCCCCGAGGCAGGGACGGTCGTCGTGTCCTCGGCCATCCGCGACACGAACCCGGAACTCGCCGAGGCCCGCCGCCGGGGGCTCCCCGTCCTGCACCGCTCCCAGGCACTCGCAGCCGCCATGACCGGGCGGCAGGCCATCGCCGTCGCGGGCACGCACGGGAAGACGACGACGACGGCCATGATCACCGTGCTGCTCCGCAGCGCCGGGCTCCGCCCGTCCTTCGCCATCGGCGGGGACGTCGCCGCCCTCGGCGTCAACGCCGAGTGGACCGGAGGGGACGTGTTCGTGGCCGAGGCCGACGAGTCGGACGGGTCCTTCCTGAACTACACGCCGGGTATCGCCGTCGTCACCAACGTCGAAGCGGACCACCTCGACCACTACGGCACCGCCGACGCCGTCCACTCGGCCTTCCGGGACTTCGCACAGCGCCTTCCCGAGGACGGGCTCCTCGTCGCCTGCGCCGACGACGCCGGGGCTGCGGCACTCGCCGCAGGCGTCCCCGCGGAACGCCGCGTCCGGACCTACGGCTACGCCGCAACGGCGGACATTCGAATCAGCGGGACCAGGGCTGCCGGCAGCACCACCGCCAGCCTGCTCTCCTTCCTCGTCGACGGCCTCGATGCCCAGCAGGAACTCCAGCTTCGCGTCCCGGGCCGCCACAACATCCTCAATGCCGCCGCGGCGTTCGCCGTCGCGCTGGAACTCGGCGTCGATCCGGCCGTCGCAGCAGCTGGGCTGTCCTCCTTCTCCGGCGCGGCGCGCCGCTTCGAGGCGAGGGGAGAGGGCGACGGCGTCCGGGTCTTCGACGACTACGCGCACCACCCGACGGAAGTACAGGCGGCGCTGACCGCGGCCAGGACGGTGGCGGGGGAGCACCGGGTGCACGTCCTCTTCCAGCCGCACCTCTTCTCGCGTACCCGGGAATTCGCCGCCGGCTTCGCCGACGCGCTGGCCCTGGCCGACACCGCGACCGTGCTCCCGGTCTATGCGGCGCGCGAGGACCCCGTCGACGACGTCGGAGGCTGGACGATCACGCAGCTCATGCCCGGAGCAGGCGCCGCATACAGTGAGGACCCTGCCGAGGCCCTGCGCACGGTGACGGGCCACGCACGGTCCGGCGACATCATCCTCACCATCGGCGCGGGGGACGTCACGCAGTACGGGAACCAGCTCGTCGGCCTGCTGAAGGAGCGCGCCACCGCACCCGGACCATCGGTGGCTGGGGCGTGA
- the murG gene encoding undecaprenyldiphospho-muramoylpentapeptide beta-N-acetylglucosaminyltransferase, producing the protein MTSPSERTVERTVERTVERTVERTVSVVLAGGGTAGHVSPLLAIAGAIIEQRPGTRITAVGTEAGMETRLVPAAGFELRTIDRVPLPRRPSTDLVKLPVRLVRAVRQARTILSDAAADVVVGVGGYVSTPVYLAAWTRRVPVVIHEANARPGIANRVGARIAARVAVAFEGTGLADAVLVGMPMRRSIADLDRAAARAEARASLGLEPDRPTLIVTGGSSGAASLNRSLAAAVPELTAAGVQVLHITGRGKQVPGDDGAPLAAPGYHQVEFVDGMERVYAAADLLVARAGAATVSEISAVGLPAVLVPLPHGNGEQRLNAAGLVESGGAILVDDAAFTPRWIRENVLTLVTDPVRLDGMSAASYAQGVRDADRRMADLVLAAAGTGR; encoded by the coding sequence ATGACCTCCCCCTCTGAACGCACGGTTGAACGCACGGTTGAACGGACGGTTGAACGGACGGTTGAACGGACGGTGTCCGTCGTCCTCGCGGGTGGCGGGACAGCCGGGCACGTCAGCCCCCTGCTCGCCATCGCCGGAGCGATCATCGAGCAGCGTCCCGGAACACGCATCACGGCCGTCGGAACCGAAGCAGGCATGGAGACGCGTCTGGTCCCTGCCGCCGGGTTCGAGCTGCGGACGATCGACCGCGTGCCTCTGCCGCGGCGGCCGTCGACCGACCTCGTCAAGCTCCCGGTCCGCCTCGTGCGCGCCGTCCGGCAGGCGCGCACCATCCTGTCCGACGCGGCGGCCGACGTCGTCGTCGGCGTGGGCGGGTACGTCTCCACCCCGGTCTACCTCGCGGCCTGGACGCGACGCGTGCCCGTCGTGATCCACGAGGCGAACGCGCGTCCCGGCATCGCAAATCGAGTGGGTGCCCGGATCGCGGCACGCGTCGCCGTCGCGTTCGAGGGGACGGGACTCGCCGATGCGGTCCTGGTCGGCATGCCGATGCGCAGGAGCATCGCGGATCTCGACCGCGCGGCAGCCCGGGCCGAAGCCCGTGCCTCCCTCGGACTCGAGCCGGACCGTCCGACCCTGATCGTGACCGGCGGATCCTCGGGCGCGGCGAGCCTGAACCGGTCCCTTGCCGCGGCGGTCCCCGAACTGACCGCCGCCGGGGTGCAGGTCCTCCACATCACCGGGCGCGGCAAGCAGGTACCCGGCGACGACGGCGCCCCGCTGGCGGCGCCCGGCTACCATCAGGTCGAGTTCGTCGACGGGATGGAGCGGGTCTACGCAGCAGCAGACCTGCTCGTCGCCCGTGCCGGTGCCGCGACCGTGAGCGAGATCAGCGCGGTGGGCCTGCCCGCCGTGCTCGTCCCCCTGCCGCACGGCAACGGGGAGCAGCGGCTGAACGCTGCCGGACTCGTGGAGTCCGGCGGGGCCATCCTGGTCGACGATGCTGCGTTCACCCCCCGGTGGATCCGGGAGAACGTGCTGACACTCGTCACCGACCCCGTGCGGCTCGACGGGATGTCGGCGGCCTCGTATGCGCAGGGCGTCCGTGACGCGGACCGGCGGATGGCCGATCTGGTCCTCGCCGCGGCGGGAACCGGACGATGA
- the ftsW gene encoding putative lipid II flippase FtsW, with amino-acid sequence MVATPTRPGGRKPSVRPVRIKEAGRTASPGNAIPAGSTTAGSAAARARTIKPGGPAAAEHPTDSERAGRGVRALVKRGWTFLEGSDRAPSGSSYYLILGSALALTAIGLMMVLSASSVEAISEGKHTFDLFLKQAIWAGAGLVLMLVLSRLGPRAYKALAWPSLGIAIALLVLVLLIGVEINGNKNWIRIGSQTFQPSEPTKLALALWFAAVLERKKGLIRDWKHAMIPALPLGGLPIGLVLIGGDLGTGLVLMMIAGAALFFAGAPLKLFSLAGAVALAGSLLMVATSSNRGGRISAWLGLNCDDGADLCLQSNNGLFAMASGGWFGVGIGQSRQKWNWIPEAHNDFIFAIIGEEFGLIGTLVVVLLFGILAVATIRVALRYTDPFVRILMGSVLVWIIGQAFVNIGMVTGLLPVIGVPLPFISYGGSALTFTLAAVGVLLSFARKTPHAPAPAGAPATTSGRSHVLS; translated from the coding sequence ATGGTGGCCACCCCAACCAGGCCCGGAGGACGCAAGCCCTCCGTCCGGCCGGTCCGGATCAAGGAAGCGGGCAGGACCGCCAGCCCCGGCAACGCCATCCCGGCGGGCAGCACGACCGCCGGGAGTGCCGCCGCCAGGGCGAGGACCATCAAGCCCGGCGGGCCGGCGGCGGCGGAGCACCCCACCGACTCCGAGCGGGCAGGCAGGGGCGTCCGCGCGCTGGTGAAGCGCGGCTGGACCTTCCTCGAAGGCTCCGACCGGGCCCCTTCCGGGTCGAGCTACTACCTGATTCTCGGCTCGGCCCTCGCGCTGACCGCCATCGGGCTGATGATGGTCCTCTCGGCCTCGTCCGTCGAGGCCATCTCCGAGGGCAAGCACACCTTCGACCTCTTCCTCAAGCAGGCCATCTGGGCCGGGGCAGGCCTCGTCCTGATGCTCGTGCTGTCCAGGCTCGGGCCCCGCGCCTACAAGGCACTCGCCTGGCCCAGCCTCGGCATCGCCATCGCGCTGCTGGTCCTGGTGCTCCTGATCGGTGTGGAGATCAACGGCAACAAGAACTGGATCCGCATCGGCTCCCAGACCTTCCAGCCGTCCGAGCCGACGAAGCTCGCACTGGCACTCTGGTTCGCCGCGGTGCTCGAGCGGAAGAAGGGGCTCATCCGGGACTGGAAACACGCCATGATCCCGGCGCTGCCCCTCGGCGGCCTGCCGATCGGCCTCGTCCTCATCGGCGGGGACCTCGGAACCGGACTCGTCCTCATGATGATCGCAGGAGCGGCGCTGTTCTTCGCGGGTGCGCCGCTCAAGCTGTTCTCCCTCGCCGGAGCCGTCGCGCTGGCGGGGTCCCTCCTGATGGTGGCGACGAGCTCCAACCGCGGTGGGCGCATCAGCGCGTGGCTGGGCCTGAACTGTGACGACGGCGCCGACCTCTGCCTGCAGTCGAACAACGGCCTGTTCGCCATGGCCTCCGGCGGCTGGTTCGGCGTGGGGATCGGACAGAGCCGGCAGAAGTGGAACTGGATCCCGGAAGCGCACAACGACTTCATCTTCGCGATCATCGGCGAGGAGTTCGGGCTGATCGGCACCCTCGTGGTCGTGCTCCTGTTCGGCATCCTCGCCGTGGCCACCATCCGGGTGGCACTGCGCTACACCGATCCCTTCGTGCGGATCCTCATGGGGTCCGTCCTCGTCTGGATCATCGGCCAGGCCTTCGTCAACATCGGCATGGTCACGGGCCTGCTGCCCGTCATCGGTGTACCGCTGCCCTTCATCTCCTACGGCGGCTCCGCGCTGACGTTCACGCTTGCCGCCGTCGGCGTCCTGCTCTCCTTCGCGCGGAAGACACCGCACGCGCCCGCCCCGGCAGGCGCCCCTGCCACCACCTCCGGAAGAAGCCACGTCCTTTCATGA